From Alteribacter keqinensis, one genomic window encodes:
- a CDS encoding polysaccharide biosynthesis protein, whose product MENLPELKQFFKDKTILVTGGTGSIGEQIVSSLLSYQPKKIVIFSKDDSKQYLMKQKYLTYKNLFFLLGDIRDYDSIEYATRGTDFVFHVAALKQVPICEENPFEAVKTNIIGSENVIRACIFNNVKKVVNVSTDKAVNPTNTMGATKFISEKMFTNANTKLNNKETVFCSVRFGNVINSRGSVIPLFMKQAKDGKPLTVTDPGMTRFIMSISNAANLTLKSIYFSRGGETFIFKMKAIRILTLAEVIQSHYANKGVTNLTVQVVGSRPGEKLFEELIYDHEVNHVVENDELYVILPQKGKDILPFRSCPSPMIRSDKLEFLSKDDILKMIETLEDTW is encoded by the coding sequence GTGGAAAATCTACCTGAATTAAAACAATTCTTTAAAGATAAAACAATACTGGTTACAGGTGGTACTGGCTCAATAGGAGAACAAATCGTATCTTCCTTACTTAGTTACCAGCCAAAAAAAATAGTCATCTTTAGTAAAGATGACAGTAAGCAGTATTTAATGAAACAAAAGTATTTAACTTATAAAAATCTATTCTTTCTTTTAGGAGATATTCGTGATTATGACTCAATCGAATACGCAACCAGAGGAACCGACTTCGTCTTCCATGTCGCAGCATTAAAACAAGTACCCATCTGTGAAGAAAACCCGTTTGAAGCAGTCAAAACGAATATAATCGGAAGTGAAAATGTTATACGGGCATGTATTTTCAATAATGTAAAAAAAGTAGTAAATGTCAGTACAGATAAAGCCGTTAACCCCACAAACACGATGGGAGCAACCAAGTTTATTTCAGAAAAGATGTTTACTAACGCAAACACCAAGCTGAACAATAAAGAAACTGTTTTCTGCTCCGTGCGATTTGGTAATGTTATTAACTCGCGAGGTTCTGTTATTCCTTTATTTATGAAACAGGCTAAAGATGGGAAACCCCTGACTGTCACTGACCCGGGCATGACTCGATTCATTATGAGTATTTCAAATGCAGCGAATCTGACGCTAAAATCTATTTACTTTTCCCGGGGCGGTGAAACGTTTATTTTTAAAATGAAAGCCATCAGGATTCTGACATTGGCAGAAGTTATTCAAAGCCATTATGCAAATAAAGGAGTAACCAACTTAACTGTACAGGTTGTTGGCAGCCGTCCCGGCGAGAAACTATTCGAAGAATTAATCTATGACCACGAAGTGAACCATGTAGTTGAAAACGATGAATTATATGTCATTCTTCCACAGAAAGGCAAAGACATCCTCCCATTTCGATCATGTCCTTCCCCCATGATTCGTTCTGATAAGCTGGAATTTTTGAGTAAGGAT
- a CDS encoding DegT/DnrJ/EryC1/StrS family aminotransferase, protein MMFIPLSKPDISDLERRYVSEVLNSGQLSIGEKTIKFESLFKEKLKAGFAIAMNSGTSALHVAVKALGLKEGDEVITTPYSFIASGNCLLYERITPVFVDIDPQTLNIDPKRIESAVTSRTKAILVVHIFGQPCDMTTIMEVASNYGLKVIEDACEAIGAKWNGKPVGTIGDAGVFAFYPNKQITTGEGGMLVTESEDAALTARALRNQGRSASSGWLDHEYVGYNYRISELQAALGVGQMERLEHILQKRENVAERYSELLQRYQVEVTTPKVLPACSMSWFVYIVILPKTTDRNKIISHLLEKGIQAKPYFPSIHKQTSYVNQFGSQSGKFPVSEEMSERTLAIPFFSNMQFHEQEYVIRHLKTALDTEGER, encoded by the coding sequence ATGATGTTTATCCCTTTATCCAAACCTGACATATCCGATTTGGAAAGAAGATATGTAAGTGAAGTTTTAAACTCCGGTCAACTTAGTATCGGAGAGAAAACGATTAAGTTTGAATCTTTATTTAAGGAGAAACTTAAGGCGGGATTTGCAATAGCTATGAACAGTGGAACGAGTGCTTTGCATGTGGCTGTTAAAGCACTTGGTTTAAAAGAAGGCGACGAGGTTATTACGACGCCATACAGTTTCATTGCTTCCGGAAACTGCCTTTTATATGAAAGAATTACACCGGTGTTTGTTGATATAGACCCACAAACGCTCAATATTGATCCTAAAAGGATAGAAAGTGCTGTTACGTCCAGGACAAAAGCAATTTTAGTAGTGCATATATTCGGCCAGCCCTGTGATATGACAACGATTATGGAAGTCGCCTCTAATTACGGGCTGAAAGTCATTGAAGACGCTTGTGAAGCAATTGGTGCAAAATGGAACGGTAAGCCTGTCGGAACAATCGGTGATGCAGGAGTATTTGCTTTTTATCCTAATAAGCAAATTACAACAGGAGAAGGGGGAATGCTGGTCACAGAAAGTGAAGACGCGGCGCTAACTGCAAGGGCTCTTCGCAACCAGGGAAGAAGTGCGTCAAGCGGGTGGCTTGACCATGAATATGTCGGTTACAATTACAGAATTTCTGAGCTGCAGGCAGCACTGGGTGTTGGTCAGATGGAACGTCTTGAGCACATTCTTCAAAAGAGAGAAAATGTCGCTGAACGTTACTCTGAGTTGTTGCAACGATATCAGGTGGAAGTTACAACTCCGAAAGTTTTACCCGCATGTTCAATGAGCTGGTTCGTATACATTGTGATACTGCCTAAAACCACAGACAGAAACAAGATCATCAGTCACCTGCTGGAAAAAGGAATACAAGCGAAACCCTATTTTCCATCCATTCATAAACAAACCAGTTACGTCAATCAATTTGGTTCTCAGTCGGGTAAATTCCCGGTAAGTGAAGAAATGTCAGAGCGGACACTTGCCATTCCCTTCTTTTCCAATATGCAGTTCCATGAGCAGGAATATGTGATAAGACACTTAAAAACAGCGCTTGATACAGAAGGGGAGCGTTAA
- a CDS encoding N-acetylneuraminate synthase family protein yields the protein MPLQIGGKMVGKESPMFIIAEIGVNHNGSYEMAKKLVIKACEAGADAVKFQTYETDALVSEEAALVNYQKKGMYSSQREMLKSYQLSKKEFKRLKVFCDKKGIVFLSTPFDVTSARLLKEMNVDAIKVGSGDLTYYHLLKELAGYKIPLILSSGMASLEEIRKAVSFLGNSAEVAILHCTSAYPAPFKDLHLNVIQTLKRVFNCPIGYSDHSLGLEVPFAVAAMGYNIIEKHFTLGRDLEGPDHQASLMPDEFARMVAGIRAIESALGSEEKVTRPSELETRILVRRGIYLNGDYPPGHVIHEEDLLFLRPEGNISASSYLDVIGKKLQVAKSSGDALRWTDLEMVSYDK from the coding sequence ATGCCACTTCAAATTGGAGGGAAAATGGTAGGCAAAGAAAGCCCGATGTTTATTATTGCGGAAATAGGAGTCAATCACAACGGATCCTATGAGATGGCAAAAAAACTTGTTATAAAGGCTTGTGAAGCAGGAGCGGATGCTGTTAAATTCCAAACCTATGAAACAGACGCATTGGTTTCCGAAGAAGCAGCGCTTGTAAATTATCAGAAAAAAGGGATGTATTCCTCTCAAAGAGAAATGCTTAAATCGTATCAACTCTCCAAAAAAGAGTTTAAAAGGTTAAAAGTATTTTGCGATAAAAAGGGAATTGTGTTTTTATCTACGCCTTTTGATGTAACAAGTGCCAGATTGCTAAAAGAAATGAATGTGGATGCCATAAAGGTTGGAAGCGGTGATCTTACCTATTATCATCTTTTAAAAGAATTGGCCGGTTACAAAATACCGTTAATCCTCTCAAGTGGAATGGCAAGCTTAGAAGAAATCAGAAAGGCTGTATCTTTTCTTGGAAACTCAGCAGAAGTCGCTATACTCCATTGTACTTCTGCCTATCCGGCACCATTTAAAGACCTTCATCTTAATGTCATCCAAACGCTTAAACGGGTATTCAACTGTCCTATTGGCTACTCAGATCATTCCCTTGGTCTTGAAGTTCCATTTGCTGTTGCAGCGATGGGGTATAACATCATTGAAAAACATTTTACCCTTGGGCGGGACCTGGAAGGACCAGACCATCAAGCTTCGTTGATGCCGGATGAGTTTGCCAGAATGGTTGCAGGTATTAGAGCCATCGAGAGCGCTTTAGGTTCAGAAGAAAAAGTAACGAGACCTTCAGAACTGGAGACCAGGATACTGGTCAGGCGCGGTATTTATCTGAACGGAGATTATCCGCCGGGACACGTTATTCATGAAGAGGACCTTTTATTCCTTCGGCCTGAAGGGAACATAAGCGCTTCTAGTTACCTTGATGTTATTGGTAAGAAATTACAAGTAGCAAAAAGCAGTGGAGATGCCCTCAGGTGGACAGATTTAGAGATGGTATCCTATGACAAGTAA
- the neuC gene encoding UDP-N-acetylglucosamine 2-epimerase → MTSKKILCVTGTRADYGILRSLLFSLKQEKAINLQLVVTGMHLLEEYGYTIEAIYRDNFQVAATPSILFKGDSTLSMSQAAGMGILYFADVFDREKPDGVLLLGDRGEMLAAAVACHYQNIPTFHLHGGEVSGSADDRVRHAISKLSMYHFVSTHDSKKRLIAMGEDAENIIVSGSLRKHDIQSLAGKEPMLKAQLKDKLNYDQLNDLIILAMHPDTKEVSVNYKDQVNAVLAALLSLGSIKVVVIGTNSDAGGNVFREQVRTYLTTNPNARYIESMTSDEYLYLLSQARVLLGNTSSGIIEAPFLKLPFINIGDRQRNRESGDNVIHLDYNIKRIESTIRTIKDSKREFTVNPYDIVDSPAELITAKIKQWITLMN, encoded by the coding sequence ATGACAAGTAAAAAAATTCTGTGTGTTACCGGTACCAGAGCCGATTATGGGATATTAAGGTCATTGTTATTTTCCCTGAAGCAAGAAAAGGCAATCAACCTTCAGTTAGTGGTGACTGGAATGCATCTTCTGGAAGAATACGGATACACAATTGAAGCCATTTATCGTGACAACTTTCAAGTGGCTGCAACACCTTCAATTTTATTTAAGGGCGATTCCACACTTTCAATGAGTCAGGCTGCAGGGATGGGAATTCTTTATTTCGCGGATGTTTTTGACAGAGAAAAACCGGATGGTGTGCTGTTACTTGGAGACAGAGGAGAGATGCTTGCTGCTGCCGTTGCTTGTCATTATCAAAACATCCCGACGTTCCATCTTCATGGCGGTGAAGTCTCCGGTTCTGCTGATGACAGGGTCCGTCACGCGATTTCAAAGCTTTCAATGTACCATTTTGTTTCCACACATGATTCGAAGAAAAGGTTGATCGCCATGGGAGAGGATGCAGAAAACATAATCGTAAGCGGATCATTACGAAAGCATGATATTCAATCATTGGCAGGTAAGGAGCCAATGCTGAAGGCCCAATTAAAGGATAAATTGAATTATGACCAACTAAACGATCTTATTATCCTAGCCATGCATCCTGATACAAAAGAGGTGTCGGTCAATTATAAAGACCAGGTGAATGCAGTTTTAGCGGCATTACTGTCATTGGGCAGCATAAAAGTTGTTGTTATCGGAACGAACAGTGATGCGGGAGGGAATGTCTTTAGGGAACAGGTAAGGACATATTTAACCACAAACCCGAATGCACGTTATATTGAAAGTATGACTTCTGATGAATACTTATATTTATTGTCACAAGCAAGAGTATTACTTGGCAATACAAGTAGCGGTATTATAGAAGCTCCCTTCTTAAAGCTTCCGTTTATAAATATAGGAGATCGTCAAAGGAACAGAGAGTCCGGAGATAATGTGATTCATCTGGATTACAATATAAAACGAATTGAAAGTACCATAAGAACTATAAAAGACAGTAAGAGAGAATTTACTGTAAACCCTTACGATATAGTTGATTCTCCGGCTGAACTGATCACTGCAAAAATAAAACAGTGGATCACGCTCATGAATTAA
- a CDS encoding ArsA family ATPase — MTVEKAILFVGGKGGVGKSTTSSALALAASKAGKRTLLISTDPAHNLSDLFHTKLGNKAKEVSPSLFVMEIDPEKESERYIEQVKANISGHVKATMIEEVHRQMDMAKTSPGADEAALFDRMTSIILDERQKYDRIIFDTAPTGHTLRLMNLPEMMGVWMDGMLERRRKTNEHYTQLLNDGEPVEDPIFDTLQARREKFAQVRAILLDKKQAGFLFVMNPERLPIAEAVRGVNTLKQHNIPVEGIVINKIIPDDVDGRFFEKRKAQQGNYLDQINSCFKDIAQIRIPLLEEDISTVDHLEKVASLI, encoded by the coding sequence ATGACAGTCGAAAAAGCCATCCTGTTTGTTGGCGGAAAAGGCGGTGTCGGTAAGTCTACCACTTCCTCCGCTCTTGCCCTCGCCGCCAGTAAAGCCGGCAAGCGCACTCTCTTAATCTCAACAGATCCGGCTCATAACCTGAGCGACCTTTTTCACACGAAGCTCGGCAATAAGGCGAAGGAAGTCTCACCCTCTCTTTTCGTGATGGAGATTGACCCTGAAAAAGAGAGTGAACGCTATATTGAGCAGGTTAAAGCAAACATTTCAGGTCACGTTAAAGCAACCATGATTGAAGAGGTTCACCGGCAGATGGATATGGCCAAAACGAGTCCCGGAGCAGATGAGGCTGCTCTTTTTGACAGAATGACGTCCATCATTCTGGACGAGCGTCAAAAATATGACCGCATTATTTTTGACACGGCACCTACCGGACACACCCTCCGGCTGATGAACCTCCCGGAAATGATGGGGGTCTGGATGGACGGAATGCTGGAGCGGCGGCGCAAAACAAATGAGCACTACACACAGCTGTTAAACGACGGTGAACCTGTGGAGGATCCGATCTTTGATACACTCCAGGCCAGACGGGAGAAATTCGCCCAAGTAAGGGCGATTCTGCTGGACAAAAAACAGGCAGGCTTTCTGTTTGTCATGAACCCGGAGCGTCTTCCTATCGCCGAAGCTGTACGTGGTGTAAATACGTTAAAGCAGCACAACATTCCGGTTGAAGGGATTGTGATTAATAAAATCATTCCCGATGACGTGGACGGGCGCTTTTTTGAAAAGCGGAAAGCACAGCAAGGCAATTATCTGGATCAGATAAACAGCTGTTTTAAAGATATTGCTCAAATACGTATTCCATTATTGGAAGAAGACATCTCCACTGTGGATCATTTGGAAAAGGTAGCCTCTCTTATTTAA
- a CDS encoding cory-CC-star protein: MDFKKILQLYDEMLKQGHRTEIARELRDEDDLFMILCYSDMLGIPNPAFYYTLELYPHMLERFHEWHLRMGMDKSPINGFRCC, encoded by the coding sequence ATGGATTTTAAAAAGATCCTTCAGCTTTACGATGAGATGCTCAAACAGGGCCACAGGACCGAAATTGCCAGAGAGCTCCGTGACGAGGACGACTTGTTTATGATTCTCTGTTACTCGGACATGCTGGGTATCCCAAACCCTGCTTTCTATTACACACTGGAACTTTATCCCCACATGCTCGAGCGGTTCCATGAGTGGCACTTGCGCATGGGGATGGACAAGTCCCCCATCAACGGCTTTCGCTGCTGTTAA
- a CDS encoding carbon starvation CstA family protein translates to MSAIILAVVGMAVFFLGYKYYSKFVAERIYRLDPDYVTPAHKYKDGVDFVPTNKWVLWGHHFTSVAGAAPIVGPAIAIYWGWLPAFLWVVLGTVFAAGVHDFGALVLSVRNKGQSVGTLANKIIGQRAKILFLFIILILVLMVNAVFAWVISNLFINFPSAVLSVFIQIPLAIWIGYLVYKRSGNMLFPSIAALATMYVTAIIAARVPALQIDLPRYFGGAENTVAFGLDGVSMSFFVWIIVLMIYVYIASTLPVWKLLQPRDYINSHQLMVGLGILYLGLLFSNPEVTAPMMNTEATTPWFPLLFITIACGAISGFHGLVASGTSSKQLNKETDARFVGYFGAVGEGLLALIAIIAVATFFANPGAFTAAYDSFGTAGNIGLTTFIQGAGQLATGIFIPADIAATIVAVIVVSFAATTLDTSVRLMRYIISELGSEYKIKSLTKMHVATTIAVVSSAALVLLPRGPQGFGSGGYLLWPLFGTSNQLLAGITLLLITLWLKRQGRNYLITLIPMVFLMIMTLWAMGQQVFFQWSGLGDAEMNLLLFMLGAVIFVFAIWIMLEAVSALRKNNTNIPTDKDQSM, encoded by the coding sequence ATGAGTGCAATTATTTTAGCTGTTGTCGGGATGGCCGTCTTTTTTCTCGGCTATAAGTATTATTCCAAGTTCGTAGCCGAGCGTATTTACCGGCTCGATCCTGATTATGTGACACCTGCCCACAAGTATAAGGATGGTGTCGACTTTGTACCAACGAATAAATGGGTATTGTGGGGACATCATTTTACGTCCGTTGCCGGAGCAGCTCCGATTGTAGGACCTGCTATCGCCATCTACTGGGGCTGGCTCCCTGCCTTTTTGTGGGTCGTATTAGGTACGGTGTTTGCTGCCGGGGTTCATGACTTTGGCGCACTTGTTCTGTCTGTCAGGAACAAAGGGCAGTCGGTCGGAACACTGGCCAACAAGATTATCGGCCAGCGGGCAAAAATTCTGTTCTTATTTATCATCTTAATTCTCGTATTAATGGTAAATGCCGTATTTGCATGGGTGATTTCAAACCTCTTCATCAATTTCCCATCAGCGGTATTATCGGTGTTCATTCAGATTCCACTGGCGATCTGGATTGGGTATCTCGTTTATAAACGAAGCGGTAACATGCTTTTCCCGTCGATTGCGGCCCTGGCTACCATGTACGTTACTGCCATTATCGCAGCCCGTGTGCCTGCCCTTCAAATTGATCTGCCCCGGTACTTTGGCGGTGCGGAAAATACGGTAGCATTCGGTCTCGACGGGGTTTCCATGTCATTCTTTGTATGGATTATCGTTCTTATGATCTATGTGTATATCGCGTCAACACTGCCGGTGTGGAAGCTTCTCCAGCCGCGGGATTATATTAACTCGCACCAGCTTATGGTCGGTCTCGGTATTCTTTACCTGGGTCTGTTATTCTCAAACCCGGAAGTTACGGCTCCAATGATGAATACAGAAGCAACCACGCCTTGGTTCCCGCTTCTCTTTATCACCATTGCCTGTGGGGCCATTTCCGGTTTCCACGGTCTCGTTGCATCAGGAACCTCCAGTAAGCAGCTCAATAAAGAAACCGATGCCCGATTCGTTGGTTATTTCGGGGCTGTAGGTGAAGGATTGCTTGCTCTGATTGCCATCATTGCCGTAGCCACATTCTTTGCCAACCCCGGTGCATTCACAGCTGCCTATGACAGCTTCGGCACAGCAGGAAACATCGGTTTAACCACGTTCATCCAGGGTGCCGGCCAGCTCGCCACCGGAATTTTCATTCCGGCAGACATTGCCGCAACCATCGTTGCCGTTATCGTCGTAAGTTTCGCCGCTACGACTCTGGATACATCGGTCCGTCTTATGCGCTACATTATCTCAGAGCTTGGCAGCGAGTATAAAATCAAGTCACTTACGAAAATGCACGTAGCTACAACCATCGCCGTTGTATCTTCTGCAGCTCTGGTACTCCTTCCAAGAGGACCACAGGGATTCGGTTCCGGCGGTTACTTACTTTGGCCGTTGTTCGGTACGTCAAACCAGCTCCTTGCAGGGATCACCCTGCTGCTGATTACACTTTGGTTAAAAAGACAGGGACGAAACTACCTGATTACATTAATCCCAATGGTCTTTCTCATGATCATGACCCTGTGGGCCATGGGACAGCAGGTATTCTTCCAGTGGTCGGGTCTTGGAGATGCGGAAATGAATCTGCTCCTCTTCATGCTCGGTGCTGTCATTTTCGTCTTCGCCATCTGGATTATGCTTGAAGCAGTCAGTGCCTTACGTAAAAACAACACGAATATACCAACCGATAAAGATCAGTCTATGTAA
- a CDS encoding SEC-C metal-binding domain-containing protein: MAKVRRNDPCPCGSGKKYKKCCMNKQEALSTATLQDEKDYQQFLPKVVEFSTPYEEELQASIWKDVNELWVLKKADQQAFVQSMSLWSLFNAKVVDGKTIVEMYIDKHGASYSESFQQFLTQWKQIRPAVYRVEQVEGKQMTIVEWFDKTRIPMEITETTKQLSEQDLIIGYLYPTLSGYALGSDIMIIPEDFVDTFEYEWKKFHTFFSKPGESERDLLTREYPSALQILSGILTELAIGIKDDILSDKAQECFDILIENISLNEFPYTKIIHARLLWTEFIEKKSPRITKPEVFAAALEYWMYQLSAPEKKVSQKSLAEKYGVSSSTISNKFKQFDLDGLDTK, from the coding sequence ATGGCAAAAGTAAGACGAAACGATCCCTGCCCGTGCGGCAGCGGGAAAAAATACAAAAAATGCTGCATGAACAAACAAGAAGCTTTATCAACAGCAACGTTGCAGGATGAAAAAGATTATCAGCAGTTTTTACCTAAAGTAGTGGAATTTAGCACACCTTATGAAGAAGAATTGCAGGCAAGCATCTGGAAGGATGTCAATGAACTGTGGGTACTGAAAAAAGCCGACCAGCAGGCTTTTGTCCAGAGCATGTCTCTCTGGAGCCTGTTCAATGCAAAGGTCGTTGACGGCAAAACCATTGTGGAAATGTATATTGACAAACACGGTGCATCCTACTCGGAGTCCTTCCAGCAGTTTCTGACTCAGTGGAAACAGATTCGCCCGGCCGTTTACCGCGTGGAGCAGGTAGAAGGCAAACAGATGACGATTGTGGAATGGTTTGATAAAACGAGGATTCCTATGGAAATAACAGAAACGACGAAGCAGCTTTCCGAACAGGATCTGATTATCGGATACCTGTACCCTACTCTCTCTGGCTACGCTCTCGGAAGTGATATCATGATTATTCCTGAGGACTTTGTCGATACATTCGAGTACGAGTGGAAAAAGTTCCATACCTTCTTCAGTAAACCCGGGGAATCGGAGCGTGACCTTCTGACCCGTGAATACCCGTCTGCCCTTCAGATCCTCTCAGGAATCCTTACTGAACTGGCCATAGGGATCAAAGACGATATCCTTTCAGATAAAGCACAGGAGTGCTTTGACATTCTGATCGAGAATATCTCCCTCAATGAATTCCCTTACACAAAGATCATTCATGCGAGATTGTTGTGGACGGAATTTATCGAGAAGAAATCCCCACGTATTACAAAACCTGAAGTATTTGCAGCAGCACTTGAATACTGGATGTACCAGTTAAGTGCCCCTGAGAAAAAAGTGAGCCAGAAGAGCCTCGCAGAAAAATACGGTGTATCATCGTCTACAATTTCAAACAAGTTCAAGCAGTTTGATCTAGACGGCCTGGATACAAAATAA
- a CDS encoding aspartate/glutamate racemase family protein, with amino-acid sequence MKIVLGVLGGMGPAATIDFFDKMVLNTSVDKEEDHIHVIINNNPQIPSRVKGISGAGESPLPFIIEGIRLLELVGASFVVMPCNTAHYWYDQITEQVNVPVLHIIKETAREIKDAAGTTLPKVLLLATEGTVKAGLYKKELDKRAVILTPNQREQRVVDNTIERIKRGLCDTSDYKLIQDLIEHYKENHMIDMIIGGCTEIPLMYPHLDLTGINPVDPTLILARAAIKKCGKKLKSQ; translated from the coding sequence GTGAAAATTGTGCTTGGCGTTCTCGGTGGTATGGGACCGGCCGCCACAATTGATTTCTTTGATAAAATGGTCTTGAATACGTCAGTAGACAAAGAAGAAGACCATATCCATGTGATTATAAACAACAACCCACAGATTCCCTCAAGAGTAAAAGGTATTTCAGGAGCAGGGGAGTCTCCTCTTCCATTTATAATAGAAGGAATTCGTCTGCTTGAACTGGTGGGAGCTTCCTTTGTAGTAATGCCCTGCAACACCGCTCATTACTGGTATGACCAAATTACTGAGCAGGTGAATGTACCCGTACTTCACATAATAAAAGAAACAGCCAGAGAAATTAAGGATGCAGCAGGGACAACCCTTCCAAAGGTGTTGTTATTAGCAACAGAAGGGACAGTGAAAGCGGGGCTCTATAAAAAAGAATTAGACAAGCGTGCAGTTATTCTGACGCCAAACCAACGAGAGCAAAGGGTGGTGGATAATACGATTGAGAGAATCAAGCGCGGTCTGTGTGACACAAGTGACTATAAGCTTATCCAGGACCTTATAGAGCATTATAAAGAAAACCATATGATCGACATGATTATAGGAGGGTGTACCGAAATTCCCCTCATGTATCCGCATCTGGATTTGACTGGAATTAATCCAGTTGACCCAACCTTGATTTTAGCTCGTGCAGCCATCAAAAAGTGCGGTAAAAAATTAAAGAGCCAATAG